CCATGATTAGCTTGACATCTTCCCTGAATTCGCCTCCCTGATAATCCTCAAAATGCTTTCCAACCAGCCTTTGAATTTCACTCAAATGCTTTCCGAAAGTCTTAATGTCCCTTTCTTTTAGAGCTGGCAGAAGTCCAAGCAGAATTCTGTGGCTTATTTCCGTTGCAATTTCAGATTTGCCTCTAATGCTTGCCATTATAGGCTTTTCCTCCTCTTCGTTAAATCCTCTCTTAACTTGAGGAATCACCAAAAGAAAAGCCCAGTTCTCGGGGAACTCCTCTCTAAAAATCAGAGGTGGTATTCCTTCCTTAACTCCCCCATCAATAACAAAGCCGCCGTATTTGAAGGTGTAAATCCCGGCGCCGCTGTTCTTTCCTCTTTCAAAAATTTCAGCCAGCTCTTCAATTTCAGCATTTATGTTGTTCAGCTTTGCTATTCCTACACCAACAGCTAAAGATAGCTGAGTTGTTGATCCTAAGCCAATATGCCTTGGGATTGCCTTTCTGACTTCAACAAGATAGTTGAAGCCCGTGCTAAAATGTTTGTTCATCCTTCCAATGATGAATTTAATTGTTTCCCTGTCTTCTCCTTCAGCCCTAATTTCAAGTTTTTCATGGGGCATGAGCTTTATCTCGTAGCCTTCTTC
Above is a genomic segment from Thermococcus sp. SY098 containing:
- a CDS encoding beta-ribofuranosylaminobenzene 5'-phosphate synthase family protein; the protein is MIIKTPKRLHLGLIDPSGSLGRRFGSLGVALEEGYEIKLMPHEKLEIRAEGEDRETIKFIIGRMNKHFSTGFNYLVEVRKAIPRHIGLGSTTQLSLAVGVGIAKLNNINAEIEELAEIFERGKNSGAGIYTFKYGGFVIDGGVKEGIPPLIFREEFPENWAFLLVIPQVKRGFNEEEEKPIMASIRGKSEIATEISHRILLGLLPALKERDIKTFGKHLSEIQRLVGKHFEDYQGGEFREDVKLIMEFLKENTYGYGQSSWGPAVYGLIQKSEYSMLKAKLHDFLKDHGIKAKVELGTPRNKGAEIVMENAYLLRLINSVAKG